Proteins from a single region of Spirochaetota bacterium:
- a CDS encoding heme exporter protein CcmB translates to MLNAIIGNIVKDFRIEFRRRFAVNIALSFAAITTLAVSLTAGGVLLGAQTQAMLFWIILFFSAMNGLAHVFTREEEEGTALFLRVTSPAAAVYTAKLVFNTAVIFIIAAVISPLYVFFLNVDIAAPAAFAAATCAGSLAIASSTTVLAAIVARAGGRGSLFTIISFPVVLPPLWVAVGATRTSIAGSASAEGVVFLLAFSGALVAVSYMLFGHIWIEE, encoded by the coding sequence TTGCTTAACGCGATAATCGGCAACATCGTCAAGGACTTCCGCATCGAGTTCAGGCGGCGCTTCGCGGTGAACATCGCCCTTTCGTTCGCTGCCATAACGACGCTCGCGGTCAGCCTCACCGCGGGGGGCGTGCTGTTGGGCGCGCAGACACAGGCCATGCTCTTCTGGATCATCCTGTTTTTCAGCGCCATGAACGGCCTGGCGCACGTCTTCACGCGCGAAGAGGAGGAAGGCACCGCGCTCTTTCTGCGGGTCACCTCCCCGGCCGCCGCGGTATACACGGCGAAACTCGTTTTCAACACCGCCGTCATTTTCATCATCGCCGCCGTTATAAGCCCGCTCTACGTGTTTTTCCTGAACGTCGACATCGCCGCCCCGGCCGCTTTCGCGGCCGCGACCTGCGCCGGCTCTCTCGCCATCGCGTCTTCGACCACGGTGCTCGCCGCCATCGTCGCCAGGGCGGGCGGGCGTGGCTCGCTCTTTACGATCATCTCGTTTCCCGTTGTGCTTCCCCCGCTGTGGGTCGCCGTCGGGGCCACCCGGACCTCGATCGCCGGAAGCGCCTCGGCCGAGGGCGTGGTTTTTTTACTTGCATTTTCGGGTGCGCTCGTCGCTGTATCGTATATGCTTTTCGGACACATCTGGATCGAAGAATAA
- a CDS encoding ABC transporter ATP-binding protein: MENPAITVTAQSISKSFGPAKVFEGISFSLGTGESIAVTGPNGSGKSTLCEIGAGIRRPTGGSIEYSLNGQPLSGDGLLSVIGIASPRINPYEALSGMENVEFAARSRGIDPSSALPLFESFGLNRHHGKALRHYSSGMRQRLKFILAVLHRPSLLILDEPGSNLDSEGRRQLAAYLDSLRARTAIIIATNDAEEARLCTGAVRLA; the protein is encoded by the coding sequence ATGGAAAATCCAGCAATAACCGTAACGGCACAATCCATATCGAAATCCTTCGGCCCCGCAAAGGTTTTTGAAGGCATTTCGTTTTCACTTGGCACGGGCGAGTCGATTGCCGTAACCGGACCCAACGGTTCGGGGAAATCGACACTGTGTGAGATCGGCGCCGGCATCCGCCGTCCAACGGGCGGATCCATCGAGTATTCTCTTAACGGCCAACCACTTTCCGGGGACGGGCTTTTAAGCGTCATCGGAATAGCGAGCCCGAGAATCAATCCCTACGAAGCGCTGTCGGGCATGGAGAACGTCGAGTTCGCCGCACGCTCGCGCGGCATCGACCCGTCGTCGGCCCTGCCATTATTTGAATCGTTTGGGCTTAACCGTCATCACGGCAAGGCACTCCGCCATTACTCATCGGGTATGCGGCAGCGCCTTAAATTCATTCTCGCGGTGCTGCACCGCCCCTCCCTGCTCATACTTGACGAACCCGGATCCAACCTCGATTCCGAGGGCAGGAGGCAGCTCGCCGCGTATCTCGACTCGCTGCGTGCGCGCACCGCCATCATCATCGCAACCAACGACGCGGAAGAGGCCCGCCTCTGCACCGGGGCGGTGCGCCTTGCTTAA
- the asnS gene encoding asparagine--tRNA ligase has translation MQRSIIRDLLRNGTPGARVLIKGWVRTRREARGFCFIEVNDGSVITSIQVVAGESMPGYAEASRLSTGCSVAVEGELVESPAKGQRFEIRADFITVYGWADPLEYPLQKKQHSFEFLREIAHLRPRTNTFGAVFRVRNALAAAVHEFFQERGFLYVQTPIITASDCEGAGELFAVTTLDLLNIPVEGGSVDYSKDFFGRKTGLTVSGQLEGELLAAALDKIYTFGPTFRAENSNTSRHLSEFWMIEPEMAFAELPDDIALAEDFLKHIIRRCLERCPEDMAFFNDRVQKGLIDMLEGVAGARFEVITYTEAVDILGKSTGQFEFPVVWGDDLQSEHERYITENKFKSPVVIVDYPRKIKAFYMRLNEDEKTVRAMDVLVPRIGEIIGGSEREGRYDVLIDRMREVGLNPDDYSWYLDIRRFGTVPHAGFGLGFERTVQFVTGMQNIRDVIPFPRTPRNAEF, from the coding sequence ATGCAACGCTCCATCATCAGGGACCTTTTGCGCAACGGAACACCCGGTGCGCGGGTGCTTATCAAGGGCTGGGTGAGGACGCGCCGGGAGGCGCGCGGGTTCTGCTTCATCGAAGTAAACGACGGCTCCGTTATTACGAGCATCCAGGTGGTGGCCGGGGAGTCCATGCCGGGCTATGCCGAGGCGTCGAGGCTCTCGACGGGGTGCAGCGTCGCGGTGGAAGGCGAGCTGGTTGAGTCCCCGGCGAAGGGACAGCGCTTCGAGATAAGGGCGGACTTCATCACCGTGTATGGCTGGGCCGATCCGCTTGAATACCCTCTCCAGAAGAAGCAGCACTCCTTCGAATTTCTCCGGGAGATCGCGCACCTGCGGCCGCGGACCAACACCTTCGGCGCCGTCTTCAGGGTGAGAAACGCCCTGGCGGCGGCCGTTCACGAGTTTTTCCAGGAGCGCGGCTTCCTCTACGTACAGACGCCCATCATCACCGCAAGCGACTGCGAGGGCGCGGGCGAGCTCTTCGCCGTGACGACGCTCGATCTGCTAAACATTCCGGTCGAAGGCGGATCGGTGGATTATTCGAAGGATTTTTTCGGCCGAAAGACCGGCCTCACCGTGAGCGGTCAGCTGGAGGGCGAGCTCCTCGCCGCGGCCCTTGATAAAATATACACATTCGGGCCGACCTTCCGCGCGGAGAACTCGAACACCAGCCGCCATCTCTCCGAGTTCTGGATGATAGAGCCCGAGATGGCCTTCGCGGAACTTCCCGACGACATCGCACTGGCCGAGGACTTTTTGAAGCATATTATCCGCCGCTGCCTGGAGCGCTGCCCCGAGGATATGGCCTTTTTCAACGACCGCGTACAGAAGGGCCTCATCGACATGCTGGAGGGCGTGGCGGGCGCCCGCTTCGAGGTGATCACCTACACCGAAGCCGTGGATATACTCGGGAAATCGACCGGGCAGTTCGAATTCCCGGTCGTATGGGGAGACGACCTTCAGTCCGAGCACGAGCGCTACATCACCGAAAATAAATTTAAAAGCCCCGTGGTGATCGTGGATTATCCCCGGAAGATCAAGGCCTTCTATATGCGGCTGAACGAGGATGAAAAAACCGTGCGCGCCATGGACGTGCTCGTTCCCCGCATCGGCGAGATCATCGGCGGGAGCGAGCGCGAGGGCCGGTATGATGTTTTGATTGACAGGATGCGGGAGGTCGGTTTAAATCCGGATGACTACTCGTGGTATCTGGACATCCGGCGATTCGGCACCGTTCCCCACGCGGGCTTCGGCCTGGGTTTCGAGCGAACCGTCCAGTTCGTCACCGGTATGCAGAATATACGCGACGTGATCCCGTTCCCGCGCACGCCCAGGAACGCGGAGTTTTAA
- a CDS encoding YgiQ family radical SAM protein — protein sequence MSLQFLPISRDEVDRLGWRTVDAVIITGDAYVDHPSFGAAVIGRVLEAEGYRIALLPMPAWRIPEAVTVFGRPRLFFGVTSGNVDSMLARFTAFRKVRNDDPYAPGGAAGGRPERAVIVYANMIRAAYRDVPIVLGGIEASMRRFAHYDFRDDRVRRSILLDSRADILVHGMGEIQIVEIARRLNAGEPLSDIPGTVEVRRAPPSGAHLLPPEAETVRDRDAYARFYREFYLNQHRVLAQESGKRYIVQHPSPRMEGEHLDAIYDLPFARRPHPSYREEVPGFSVIRNSINSHRGCVSGCAFCSLGLHQGRRIVPRSAGSIMEEVARLSTAEGFGGHITDIGGPSANMYGTVCAADWRCARQSCLYPDLCANLKVNTASWMKLLSGALGAPGVRHATVGSGIRYDLFMRDAPSLLGDLARDHVSGQLKIAPEHTSAGVLDVMRKKHLFGLEEFAEAFFAASRKAGKRQYLVPYLMSCHPGCRMADMKTMRERVLSAFAFMPEQVQAFFPLPLTLSSAIYLTGVDPLTGEKIFVARGDQERRGQHGIFHKKGNS from the coding sequence ATGTCTCTTCAGTTTCTCCCCATATCGCGCGACGAGGTGGACCGCCTCGGATGGCGTACCGTGGATGCGGTCATCATCACGGGTGACGCGTACGTTGATCATCCATCATTCGGCGCGGCGGTGATCGGTCGAGTCCTGGAGGCCGAGGGCTATCGTATCGCGCTCCTTCCCATGCCCGCCTGGCGAATCCCCGAAGCGGTGACCGTTTTCGGGAGACCGCGCCTCTTCTTCGGCGTCACTTCGGGTAATGTCGATTCCATGCTCGCTCGCTTTACCGCGTTCAGGAAAGTACGAAACGACGATCCCTACGCGCCGGGGGGCGCCGCCGGCGGAAGGCCCGAGCGGGCGGTGATCGTCTACGCCAACATGATCCGCGCGGCCTACAGGGACGTGCCGATCGTTCTCGGCGGCATCGAGGCGTCAATGCGGCGCTTTGCCCACTACGACTTCCGGGACGACCGTGTGCGCCGCTCGATCCTTCTCGACTCCAGGGCCGACATTCTGGTCCACGGCATGGGCGAAATACAGATAGTCGAGATCGCGCGCAGGCTGAACGCCGGCGAACCGCTTTCGGACATTCCCGGCACCGTCGAGGTGCGCCGGGCCCCGCCCTCCGGGGCGCATTTACTTCCTCCGGAGGCGGAGACCGTCAGGGACAGGGACGCCTACGCGCGCTTCTACCGGGAATTCTATCTGAACCAGCACCGTGTGCTGGCCCAGGAGTCCGGGAAGCGCTACATCGTTCAGCACCCATCGCCGCGGATGGAGGGCGAACATCTCGACGCCATATACGATCTGCCCTTCGCGCGGCGGCCCCACCCATCGTACCGGGAGGAGGTGCCCGGTTTTTCGGTCATACGCAATTCGATCAACTCGCACCGCGGCTGCGTGTCGGGCTGTGCATTCTGTTCGCTGGGGCTCCACCAGGGCAGGCGGATCGTGCCGCGGAGCGCCGGCTCAATCATGGAGGAGGTCGCCCGGCTTTCGACCGCGGAAGGCTTCGGCGGACACATAACCGATATCGGCGGGCCGTCGGCGAACATGTACGGGACCGTCTGCGCGGCCGACTGGCGGTGCGCGCGGCAGAGTTGCCTCTATCCGGACCTCTGTGCCAATCTGAAGGTGAACACCGCCTCATGGATGAAGCTTCTCTCCGGGGCGCTGGGCGCGCCGGGCGTGCGGCACGCGACGGTGGGCTCGGGAATACGCTACGACCTCTTCATGCGCGACGCCCCGTCGCTGCTCGGGGATCTTGCGCGCGACCATGTAAGCGGCCAGCTAAAAATCGCCCCCGAGCACACCTCGGCGGGCGTCCTCGACGTTATGCGTAAAAAACACCTCTTCGGCCTGGAGGAGTTTGCCGAGGCGTTTTTCGCGGCGTCGCGAAAGGCCGGCAAACGGCAATACCTTGTTCCCTATCTCATGTCCTGCCATCCGGGCTGCCGCATGGCCGATATGAAAACCATGCGCGAACGCGTGCTCTCGGCCTTCGCTTTCATGCCCGAGCAGGTGCAGGCGTTTTTCCCCCTTCCGCTCACCCTTTCGTCGGCGATATACCTCACGGGCGTCGATCCGCTCACCGGCGAAAAGATATTCGTTGCGCGCGGGGACCAGGAGCGCAGGGGCCAGCACGGCATTTTTCACAAAAAGGGAAACAGCTAA
- a CDS encoding HD domain-containing protein, producing the protein MKSPLMKIQLPKEKHREIRRIADNFFEAGFECYLVGGSVRDIILGFDVDDFDFATNARPEQVRRLFKKVIPTGIRHGTVSVLSGGKAYEVTTYRSDGKYMDGRHPEEVSFSKTLEEDVRRRDFTINGIACDVRTEELIDYVGGLADIERRLIRTIGDPMERFGEDGLRTFRACRFAAKLNFDIEEETFAAISKTLEVASMVSMERVRDELVKLLETELPSIGFERMRESGLMGLFLPELAASHGLMQNKYHLHDIYYHSIYSCDAAPQNDPVLRLASLLHDLGKVPTRRAADEGEYTFYNHEVIGARIARRVMKRMKFSNEEIERVTNLVVNHMFHYTGEWTDGAVRRFMRKVGVENLKDILEIRMADRRGNGMRDGLPQPIRELLLRIERIIEAENAITVRDLDIDGYAVMDEFGVKPGPIIGHILNELLEMVLDSPEMNTRETLLAKAREIYEQAKDDERFRRRE; encoded by the coding sequence ATGAAATCACCACTGATGAAGATACAGCTTCCAAAGGAAAAGCACAGGGAGATACGCCGTATCGCCGATAACTTCTTCGAGGCCGGTTTCGAGTGCTACCTGGTCGGGGGATCGGTGCGCGACATCATCCTGGGCTTCGACGTCGACGACTTCGACTTCGCCACCAACGCGCGCCCCGAGCAGGTGCGCAGGCTCTTCAAAAAAGTCATACCGACCGGCATCAGGCATGGGACTGTTTCGGTGCTTTCGGGAGGGAAGGCCTACGAGGTGACCACTTATCGTTCCGATGGGAAGTACATGGACGGTCGCCACCCCGAGGAGGTGAGCTTCTCGAAAACTCTCGAGGAGGACGTGCGGCGCAGGGACTTCACCATCAACGGCATCGCCTGCGACGTCCGGACCGAGGAGCTCATCGATTACGTGGGCGGGCTCGCGGACATAGAGCGCAGGCTCATCCGTACCATCGGGGATCCCATGGAGCGTTTCGGGGAGGATGGTCTGCGCACCTTCCGCGCCTGCCGCTTCGCCGCCAAGCTTAATTTCGACATCGAGGAGGAGACCTTCGCCGCGATATCGAAGACGCTGGAGGTCGCTTCGATGGTGTCGATGGAGCGGGTTCGCGACGAGCTCGTGAAGCTCCTCGAGACGGAACTTCCCTCCATAGGCTTCGAGCGGATGCGCGAATCGGGGCTCATGGGACTTTTCCTCCCGGAGCTTGCCGCAAGCCACGGCCTGATGCAGAACAAGTATCACCTCCACGATATCTATTATCACAGCATCTATTCCTGCGACGCCGCGCCCCAAAACGACCCGGTGCTTCGACTGGCGTCGCTGCTACACGACCTGGGCAAGGTGCCGACGCGGAGGGCGGCCGATGAAGGCGAGTACACCTTCTACAACCACGAGGTGATCGGAGCGCGCATCGCGCGGCGCGTCATGAAGAGGATGAAGTTTTCAAACGAGGAGATCGAGCGCGTAACGAACCTGGTGGTCAACCACATGTTCCACTACACCGGCGAGTGGACCGACGGCGCGGTACGGCGATTCATGCGGAAGGTCGGCGTGGAAAACCTCAAAGACATCCTTGAGATCCGAATGGCCGACCGGCGGGGAAACGGCATGCGGGACGGCCTGCCGCAGCCCATCCGCGAGCTGCTCCTGAGGATCGAGCGGATCATAGAGGCCGAGAACGCCATCACCGTGCGCGACCTCGACATCGACGGCTATGCGGTTATGGACGAGTTCGGCGTGAAGCCGGGTCCGATCATCGGCCATATCCTGAACGAGCTTCTGGAGATGGTGCTGGACAGCCCGGAGATGAACACGCGGGAGACGCTCCTCGCGAAGGCGCGCGAGATATACGAACAGGCTAAAGACGACGAGCGGTTCAGGCGGCGGGAATGA
- the folE2 gene encoding GTP cyclohydrolase FolE2: protein MPHKDMKDIQSESDPRNLPINKVGVKDISYPVVVLDRAEGRQHTVARVKMYVDLPHNFRGTHMSRFIEILNRYQDGISTLNIREILDEMKTALSARNAHFEIDFPYFITKEAPVSREKAKMEYRCKLSAGSFDDYYVLEVSVPVLSLCPCSREISEFGAHNQRSIITITIKARERIWIEDVIAIAESAASSDIYSILKREDEKYITEKSYGNPMFVEDMVRGAAESLMKDKRILWFSVESENMESIHNHSAYAQIEMDLNRE from the coding sequence ATGCCGCACAAAGATATGAAAGACATCCAGTCGGAGTCCGATCCCCGAAACCTGCCAATCAACAAGGTCGGGGTCAAGGACATATCCTACCCCGTGGTGGTGCTGGACAGGGCCGAGGGCAGGCAGCACACGGTGGCGCGCGTTAAAATGTACGTCGATCTGCCGCACAACTTCCGCGGAACGCACATGAGCCGCTTCATCGAGATACTCAACCGCTACCAGGACGGCATCAGCACGCTGAATATCCGCGAAATCCTGGACGAGATGAAGACGGCCCTCTCCGCCCGCAACGCCCATTTCGAGATCGACTTTCCCTATTTCATCACCAAGGAGGCCCCTGTCTCGCGCGAAAAGGCCAAGATGGAATATCGCTGCAAGCTTTCGGCAGGCTCATTCGACGATTATTACGTTCTCGAGGTGAGCGTGCCGGTGCTCTCGCTTTGCCCCTGCTCCAGGGAAATAAGCGAGTTCGGGGCGCACAACCAGCGCTCCATCATCACGATCACCATCAAGGCGCGGGAGCGCATCTGGATCGAGGACGTCATCGCAATCGCCGAGTCGGCCGCGTCATCGGACATCTACTCGATCCTGAAGCGCGAGGACGAGAAATACATCACCGAGAAATCCTACGGCAATCCCATGTTTGTGGAGGACATGGTTCGAGGCGCGGCCGAGAGTCTCATGAAGGACAAGAGGATTTTATGGTTCTCGGTGGAGTCCGAGAACATGGAGTCGATCCACAACCACTCCGCGTACGCGCAGATAGAGATGGACCTTAACCGGGAATAG
- a CDS encoding DUF6125 family protein: MEILKLPPEELLKIARYAFVRMDGAWFLSLAKKHGIQEAWEMDVEAWSQFSYVFGKYLRKNVIPEPVWPEGFLGALDILGEVLGIAGRSVEVNDGVIVVRVTDCQTQKAIAKAGVADCGIVTVQTYEGLARGLFGSGAAVDVRHTKNLNRGDGVCEVVVRRAVASAG; this comes from the coding sequence ATGGAAATCTTAAAGCTTCCGCCGGAAGAGCTCCTTAAAATAGCGCGGTACGCCTTCGTGCGCATGGACGGCGCGTGGTTTCTCTCGCTGGCTAAAAAGCACGGCATTCAGGAGGCGTGGGAGATGGACGTCGAGGCGTGGTCGCAGTTCTCGTACGTGTTCGGCAAATATTTACGGAAGAACGTCATCCCCGAACCCGTATGGCCGGAGGGTTTTCTCGGCGCGCTCGATATCCTGGGCGAGGTGCTGGGGATCGCGGGTCGGAGCGTGGAGGTAAACGACGGCGTGATCGTCGTGCGCGTAACCGACTGCCAGACGCAGAAGGCCATCGCGAAGGCGGGCGTGGCGGATTGCGGCATCGTCACCGTGCAGACCTACGAGGGGCTGGCCAGGGGGCTTTTCGGCAGTGGCGCGGCCGTCGACGTACGCCATACGAAAAACCTCAACCGCGGAGACGGTGTCTGCGAGGTGGTGGTGCGCCGGGCCGTCGCTTCGGCCGGGTAA
- the recA gene encoding recombinase RecA — MAEQKELNQKTQALESAMAQIEKQFGKGSIMRLGDESAKIKVAAISTGSIELDVGLGIGGIPRGKITEIFGPESSGKTTLTLHMVAEAQKLGGIAAFVDAEHALDPAYAAKLGVLTDDLLVSQPDTGEEALEITEALVRSGALDVVVIDSVAALVPKAEIEGEMGDSHMGLQARLMSQALRKLTGVIAKSRTSVIFINQIRHKIGVMFGSPETTTGGNALKFYASVRLDIRRIETLKNGDEAIGNRVRVKVVKNKVAPPFRQAEFDVMYDSGISREGGILDMGTSLSIVKKAGTWYSYGEERVGQGRENAKAFLKEHPEIAREIEHKIKLATGIIVEERPAEEAVKS, encoded by the coding sequence ATGGCAGAACAAAAGGAACTGAACCAGAAGACGCAGGCGCTCGAATCGGCCATGGCACAGATAGAAAAACAGTTCGGCAAGGGCTCAATCATGCGGCTCGGGGACGAGTCCGCCAAAATAAAGGTGGCGGCCATCTCGACGGGCTCGATCGAGCTCGATGTGGGACTCGGCATAGGCGGGATCCCGCGGGGCAAGATCACCGAGATATTCGGGCCGGAATCATCGGGCAAGACCACGTTGACACTGCATATGGTCGCCGAGGCGCAGAAGCTCGGCGGGATCGCCGCGTTCGTCGACGCGGAGCACGCGCTCGATCCGGCCTACGCGGCGAAGCTCGGCGTTCTAACCGACGACCTCCTCGTATCCCAGCCCGACACCGGGGAGGAGGCTCTGGAGATCACCGAGGCGCTGGTGCGCTCCGGAGCGCTGGACGTGGTGGTAATCGACTCCGTCGCGGCGCTCGTGCCCAAGGCCGAGATCGAAGGCGAGATGGGCGATTCGCACATGGGCCTGCAGGCTCGGCTGATGAGCCAGGCGCTTCGAAAACTCACCGGGGTGATCGCCAAGTCCAGGACATCGGTCATTTTCATCAACCAGATACGGCACAAGATCGGCGTGATGTTCGGCTCGCCCGAAACCACGACCGGGGGAAACGCGCTCAAGTTTTACGCCTCGGTGCGACTGGACATACGGCGCATCGAGACGCTTAAAAACGGGGACGAGGCGATCGGTAACCGGGTCCGGGTCAAGGTGGTAAAGAACAAGGTGGCGCCGCCGTTCCGGCAGGCGGAATTCGACGTGATGTACGATTCCGGGATATCGCGCGAGGGCGGTATCCTCGACATGGGCACCAGTCTGAGCATCGTAAAAAAAGCGGGTACATGGTATTCCTACGGCGAGGAGCGTGTGGGGCAGGGCAGGGAGAATGCGAAGGCGTTTTTGAAGGAGCATCCGGAGATCGCGCGCGAGATAGAGCATAAAATCAAGCTCGCCACCGGCATCATCGTCGAAGAGAGGCCCGCCGAGGAAGCGGTGAAATCGTAG
- the rpiB gene encoding ribose 5-phosphate isomerase B: protein MKIAVGSDHAGFKLKETIKNSIAGVEFIDVGAFSEESTDYPDHIGALSRLVQRGEADRGIGICGTGVGASITANKFGGIRAALCTNAFMAEMSRRHNDSNILILGARVTEDAEAVTITRTWIETPFEGGRHQRRLDKIKAIECGG, encoded by the coding sequence ATGAAAATCGCCGTAGGGTCCGATCACGCGGGCTTCAAGCTTAAAGAAACAATCAAGAATTCCATCGCCGGCGTCGAGTTCATCGACGTAGGCGCCTTCTCCGAGGAGTCGACCGACTATCCCGATCACATCGGGGCCCTCTCGCGCCTGGTGCAGCGGGGGGAGGCGGACCGCGGTATCGGCATCTGCGGCACGGGCGTCGGCGCGTCTATAACGGCCAACAAGTTCGGCGGCATTCGCGCCGCCCTGTGTACAAATGCCTTCATGGCCGAAATGTCCCGGCGGCACAACGACTCCAACATTCTCATCCTCGGCGCGCGCGTCACCGAAGACGCCGAGGCGGTAACGATAACGCGCACCTGGATCGAGACCCCCTTTGAGGGGGGGAGGCACCAGCGAAGGCTGGACAAGATCAAAGCGATAGAATGCGGCGGGTAG
- a CDS encoding SDR family oxidoreductase produces MMELSLKGKTALVTGASRGIGESIARTLAAYGAEVILASRKIDDLKKVGEAIKKAGGTAEAIACHTGEMAQVNALFDEVKKRNKKLDILVNNAATNPYFGDVLGADESVWDKTFAVNLKGMFFMSQHAAKMMKDSGGGAIVNVASVNGIRPAPFQGIYSITKAGVIALTKSFAKELAPYNIRVNALLPGLTDTKFAAAITSNDDILKLVLPSIPMGRVAKPDEMAGAVLYLVSDLASYTTGATIVVDGGMLA; encoded by the coding sequence ATGATGGAACTCAGCCTGAAGGGGAAGACGGCGCTGGTGACCGGCGCGAGCCGCGGTATCGGCGAATCGATCGCCAGGACGCTTGCCGCGTACGGTGCCGAGGTCATTCTGGCGAGCCGCAAGATCGACGATTTGAAAAAGGTGGGTGAAGCGATCAAGAAGGCCGGCGGCACGGCCGAAGCCATAGCCTGCCATACCGGCGAGATGGCGCAGGTGAACGCGCTTTTCGACGAGGTGAAAAAGCGCAACAAGAAACTCGACATACTCGTCAACAACGCGGCGACCAACCCCTACTTCGGCGACGTTCTGGGCGCGGATGAGAGCGTGTGGGACAAGACCTTTGCGGTGAATCTGAAAGGGATGTTCTTCATGAGCCAGCACGCGGCGAAGATGATGAAGGATTCGGGCGGCGGCGCGATCGTGAACGTGGCCTCGGTGAACGGCATCAGGCCCGCGCCCTTCCAGGGGATCTATTCCATAACCAAGGCCGGGGTGATCGCGCTCACAAAGTCGTTCGCCAAGGAGCTCGCTCCATATAACATCCGCGTGAACGCGCTCCTTCCGGGGCTCACCGACACCAAATTCGCCGCGGCGATTACTTCGAACGACGACATCCTGAAACTTGTGCTGCCATCCATTCCGATGGGCCGCGTGGCAAAGCCCGACGAGATGGCGGGAGCGGTGCTCTATCTCGTCTCGGACCTCGCAAGCTACACCACCGGCGCGACCATCGTGGTTGACGGCGGGATGCTCGCGTGA
- the map gene encoding type I methionyl aminopeptidase yields MRDVRLKSADDIERIREAGGIIAGIFAEISGETLVDRSTLEVDRFIEERIHRYKARPSFKTIRKYDYSSCISLNNEIVHGIPSKNKIVRAGDLVKIDIGVVKNGYFADRCVTFLVEPVAERAALLARTAEEALARAIPLLCAGNRLGDVGAAIQSLAESRGFRVVRDFTGHGVGFAVHEQPIVPHFGRKGTGRVIEEGMVLAIEPILNEGAPDVLSLRDGWTVVTADGRLSAQFEHTVAVTSKGPVVLTA; encoded by the coding sequence ATGAGGGATGTACGCCTTAAATCCGCGGACGATATCGAGCGCATCAGGGAGGCGGGCGGGATTATAGCCGGAATCTTCGCGGAGATTTCCGGCGAGACGCTTGTAGACCGGTCGACGCTTGAGGTCGACCGTTTCATCGAGGAGCGGATCCACCGCTACAAGGCGCGGCCTTCGTTCAAGACGATACGCAAGTACGATTACTCAAGCTGTATCTCGCTCAACAATGAGATCGTCCACGGCATCCCATCAAAAAATAAGATTGTGCGCGCCGGGGATCTGGTTAAAATCGACATAGGCGTGGTTAAAAACGGCTATTTCGCCGACAGGTGTGTAACCTTCCTGGTGGAACCCGTCGCGGAGCGAGCGGCGCTCCTGGCGAGGACCGCCGAAGAGGCGCTGGCGAGGGCGATACCGCTGCTGTGCGCCGGGAACCGCCTGGGCGATGTGGGCGCGGCCATACAGTCGCTTGCCGAGAGCCGCGGTTTCAGAGTGGTGCGGGACTTTACCGGCCACGGCGTGGGCTTCGCGGTGCACGAACAGCCGATCGTTCCGCACTTCGGCAGGAAGGGGACGGGAAGGGTCATAGAGGAGGGTATGGTGCTTGCCATCGAGCCCATTCTCAACGAGGGTGCTCCCGATGTGCTTTCGCTTCGGGACGGCTGGACCGTGGTGACAGCCGATGGGAGGCTTTCGGCGCAGTTTGAGCACACGGTAGCGGTTACCTCGAAGGGGCCGGTCGTATTGACGGCCTGA